TAAATATGCTGAGCTTCGAGAAGATCAGAAAGATTATTCGCAGGTAAATCCGCTCCAGGAGAAGGGAAACGCAGCACTGTTTACAGACCTGTATAAGGATTTGATTTCTACCCATACCTCTCCTTACATCCACATTGGAGGCGATGAAACCTACTTGCTGGGCAAGTCTGAACAGTCTAAGAAAAAAGTGGCCCAGGTTGGTATGGGCCGTTTATATGGCGATTATATTAAATTGCTGTGTGATATTGTCGTGAGTTTAGGGAAGCGTCCTGTGCTTTGGGCGGATATTGCTTTAAAATATCCCGAAGCATTAAGCTCCCTGCCTAAGCAAACTATTTTTGTGGACTGGAATTATGGATGGGACCTTAACAAGTTTGGTGACCATAAAAAATTAATGGAGAGTGGTTTTGAAATATGGGGATCGCCATCTATCAGGAGCAGTCCTGACAATTACTTTTTAACTCAATGGGAAAAGCACTTTAAGAATATTCATGATTTTTTGCCTTTCGCCGAAAATATGGGTTATAAGGGGATGGTCATGACCTCGTGGTCAACTTCAGGATTGTATTCGCCGGTTTTGGAAAGTGCCCGTGACATTGTGGATCTCTATGCCATTCGCCGTGTATATCCGATTACGGGATTCAATATGTTGATAGCCGCCTATTTTGAGGCGATTAAAACCAATAAGCCACTTGCCATCATGGATTTTGTGCAAAACTATTGTTATACCAATTACGGTTTTGATCAAGCGGCTGCACTTAATTTCTGGAAAGCCATCAACACCACTTCTTACGAAGTAAACCAGGGTAAAGTGATCGGCTCGGCATTAAGTATCAACCAACTGTTGGATAGCACGATCTATGCTGCCAATGTTTTGCGGAATCTTAAACCTGAAAAGAATCAGGAGGAGTTTGAACACTATCGGCTGATGGCTGATATCAGGCAGCAGTACCTAACGTATATGAGCGTGGAGATCCTGGCAAATTCTCCATCATTTACCGCAGAACAGGTGCCTGATGCGATTAAAAAGCTTAAATCTCTGCGAACTGGAGATTTAGACAAACGCTTTATCAAGTTAAACGGGAATACGCTTTACCCCTCAGAGCTTAAAGAGGAAAACGATTTACGGAACGCAAAAATCAAGGTGCTTTATAATCGTTTAGCGGGCATTAAAGAATAAAAGAATAAGTGTCAAATGTTGCATTAGTTAACATTAAATAACAATATTTTGAGAAAGAAAATCACGGTTTCAGAAATAGGCGGGCTCAGTAAAAGGGAAAATTTGATCTCGATTATCATTATAGGAGTACTGTTTTTTATTTTTGGTTTTGTAACCTGGATCAATGCCATCCTGATCCCTTATTTTAAGATAGCCTGTGAGCTGACCAATTTTCAGTCTTACCTGGTTGCGTTCGCCTTTTACATCTCTTATTTGCTGATGTCTGTACCCGCTTCTTTTTTGTTAAAAAAGGCCGGTTTTAAAAATGGAATGATGATTGGCTTTTGGGTAATGGCTGTAGGGGCTTTGATATTTGTGCCAGCCGCACTCAGCAGGACTTATGAGTTGTTTTTAACAGGCTTGTTTACACTGGGGATTGGCCTGGCAATTTTACAGACTGCAGCCAATCCGTACGTCACTATTTTAGGCCCTAAGGAAAGCGCGGCAAAGCGCTTTAGTATTATGGGGATTTGTAATAAGTTTGCAGGCATTATTGCCCCATTGTTGTTTGCTGCGGCCATTTTACGCTCTACTGATACCGAGTTGTTTGAACAGCTTAAAACCATGACTGGCGCAGCAAAAGATGCCGCTTTAGATGAATTGATTCGTCGGGTCATTATTCCTTATAGTATCGTTGCAGTGGTATTGGTAGGCCTGGGGCTGTTTATCCGCTTTTCTCCCTTGCCGGAAATTGATACCGACACAGAAGCAGAAGATGTTGCCGAACAGACATCTGGTAAAACCAGTATCTTCCAGTTTCCTCATTTGATATTGGGTGCCTTTGCGATATTTGTCCACGTTGGTTCGCAGGTAATAGCAGTAGATACCGTAATCGGTTATGCCCGTTCTATGGATATTCCTTTGTTGGAGGCTAAGGTTTTCCCCTCTTATACTTTGGGCGCAACCATAATCGGGTACACTTTAGGGATCTCTTTAATTCCCAAATATATTTCGCAAGTTTTGGCATTACGGTTCTGCACACTGTTGGGTGCCGTTTTTACCTTCCTTATTATTTACACACACGGTCAGGTACAACTGTTCGGCCATGCAGCAGATATTTCCATCTGGTTTGTGGTGTTGCTGGGTTTTGCCAATTCCATGATCTGGGCGGGAGTTTGGCCACTTGCCCTGGATGGTTTAGGACGTTACATTAAAATCGGTGCCTCACTGCTCATTATGGGGTTGAGCGGCAATGCCATTCTGCCTTTGATATATGGCCATTTTGCTGACCAATACGATTTACGTACGGCATACTGGGTTTTACTGCCTTGTTATGTTTACCTGGCCTTTTATGCGATGTATGGATTTAAAATCAAACATTGGGTTTTTAAAAAATAGACTTAGTTAAAAAATGATTTTTACAGATAGAATTAAGATTTACAATGGCATCATCCTTACTCCACACCGGCTGATTAAAGGCGGCTGTGTATTGATAGCGCAGGGAAAGATTGTTGAAGTGACTGAAAACAATATAGATTTTGAAGGCGCTGAGCTGATAGATGCGAAAGGCATGTATATTTCTCCGGGCTTTATCGACATTCATGTACATGGTGGCGGGGGACACGATTTTATGGACAATACCCTGGAGGCTTTTCTGGGAATTGCGGAAACGCATGCCAAATATGGTACAACAGCCATGACGCCAACAACCTTAAGCTGCGAAAAGGCCGACTTGCTGAAAACGCTGGATCTTTATACTGAGGCAGATCAGCTGAATATTGCTGGCGCAAGGTTTATAGGGATGCATATTGAAGGCCCTTATTTTTCTATGTTGCAAAAGGGCGCCCAAGACCCGAGGTATATCCGGGATCCTATTGTAGAGGAATATGAGGAAATCCTGTCTTATTCGTCCATCATTAAACGCTGGAGTGCCGCCCCTGAACTTAAAGGCGCACTTGAATTTGGAGATTTTCTTCGTAAGAAAGGTGTTTTAGCGGCAATTGCGCATACCGATGCCATTTATGAAGAAGTTTTAGCTGCTTATGAAAGGGGATTTACTCACGCTACTCATTTCTACTCCTGTATGTCAGGGGTTTCCAGGCGAAATGCCTACCGTTACGCCGGCGTGGTAGAAAGCGCATATTTATTGGATGGCATGAGTGTAGAGATTATTGCAGATGGGGTACACCTGCCGCCAGCGTTGCTAAAACTCGTTTATAAGATTAAAGGTGCGGAGAAGACTGCCTTGATAACAGATGCGATGCGTGCCGCAGGGATGCCTCCTGGCCCGAGTATTTTAGGAAGTCTTAAGGATGGTCTTCCTGTAATTGTAGAAGACAATGTAGCCAAACTAACAGATCGCAGTGCTTTTGCGGGCAGTGTAGCGACCGCTGACCGCCTGGTAAGAAATATGGTTAGGCTTGCAGATGTTCCCTTGCTGGAAGCCGTGAAGATGATTTCTGCAACACCAGCGGAGATTATGAAGGTGGATGCCTTTACAGGTTCCTTACAACCAGGGAAAGATGCAGATGTGGTAATTTTTGATCAGGACATCAATATTTTTACCACAATGGTAAAGGGGAAAGTAGTGTATTCAAAAGCTTAAAGATTTAAAATAATGGAAATGACAGAAATCAATGATGCCGCTCATTTGGCGGTAAATATATTTGAAAACAGGAAACAAATGGGCATCCATGCAGCGGAAGTTGCAAGTGAAAGAATAAATGCCTTGTTGCTGGCACAACCGGTTGTAAATGTAATTTTTGCAGCGGCACCCTCTCAAAATGAATTTTTGGAGGAATTGATTACATTGGATATTGATTGGTCACGCATCAATGCATTTCATATGGATGAATACATTGGGCTGGATGAGGCTGCACCGCAGGGATTTGGTAATTTTTTAAGTAGCCGCTTATTTGAAAAGGTACCGTTCAAAACCGTAAACTACCTGAGGGATGTGGCATACAGCGACTTGCTGGACCAGTTTCCGGTAGATGTGGTTTGCATGGGTATTGGAGAAAATGGCCACATTGCATTTAACGATCCCCCGGTTGCGGATTTTGCAGACGCAAAAGCGGTAAAGATTGTGGAATTGGACCTGGTATGCAGACAACAGCAGGTGAATGACGGCTGCTTTAAATCTATTGAGGAGGTGCCTACACATGCGGTAACCCTAACCATCCCGGCTTTATTGAAGGCAAAACACATCATTTGCGTGGTTCCTGGTTTGACAAAGGCACAAGCGGTATGGAATACCTTAAATGAGGACATTTCTACCGAATACCCTTCTACTATCTTGCGCAATCACCCGGATGTATCGTTGTTTTTGGATCAGGATAGTAGCAGCCTTTTAAAATGAAAGTCGGTTTGCAACGTTTAGCGGAAGTCGTTGAAGTACCAGTTGTCGGTTTGGCTGTGACTGATTTTGACAGCTGTTCTGCTGTGCTGGACAATTTACCCGCACAGCGGCTTAATAATGAGTCCTGGCCGGAGTATGCAACGGATTGTAAGGCAAGCTATACTATTGCGCACCTGGATTCCGCGATTTTGATAAAATATTATGTGAAGGATGACTATTTTCAATCCCGGCAGAGGCCAGTCAATTCAGCGGTTAACAAAGACAATTGTGTTGAGTTTTTTATCTCTTTTAATGATGATGGCTATTATAACATCGAGTTCAATAGTCTTGGCGTTGGGAAGATGGCTTATGGTACAAAGCGGACAAAGCGACACCTTATGCCGGTTTCTACCGTGAAAAAGATTATTCCGATGGCTAAAACTGAACAGTACGGTAAAAGGTTTAATTGGGAGATGGTGCTCTACATTCCAACAGAAGTTTTTGAATTTAATGAAATAACGAGCCTGAATGGGCTCGTTTGTAAGGCTAATTTTTATAAGTGTGGTGATGATTTGCCGAAGCCGCATTTCCTGACCTGGAACCCGATACAGCGACTGGAGCC
The nucleotide sequence above comes from Pedobacter sp. MC2016-14. Encoded proteins:
- a CDS encoding beta-N-acetylhexosaminidase, which produces MINRKLKMNKRYFLLGLLLFVLSSVHAQTSPFPVKGFHLDLRVQVMKMPALKAFALKLSQNGINTLVMEWEATYPFKNQPLIANRYAYTREEVKSFIAYCTSIGIDVIPLQQSFGHVEYILRHYKYAELREDQKDYSQVNPLQEKGNAALFTDLYKDLISTHTSPYIHIGGDETYLLGKSEQSKKKVAQVGMGRLYGDYIKLLCDIVVSLGKRPVLWADIALKYPEALSSLPKQTIFVDWNYGWDLNKFGDHKKLMESGFEIWGSPSIRSSPDNYFLTQWEKHFKNIHDFLPFAENMGYKGMVMTSWSTSGLYSPVLESARDIVDLYAIRRVYPITGFNMLIAAYFEAIKTNKPLAIMDFVQNYCYTNYGFDQAAALNFWKAINTTSYEVNQGKVIGSALSINQLLDSTIYAANVLRNLKPEKNQEEFEHYRLMADIRQQYLTYMSVEILANSPSFTAEQVPDAIKKLKSLRTGDLDKRFIKLNGNTLYPSELKEENDLRNAKIKVLYNRLAGIKE
- a CDS encoding sugar MFS transporter, which translates into the protein MRKKITVSEIGGLSKRENLISIIIIGVLFFIFGFVTWINAILIPYFKIACELTNFQSYLVAFAFYISYLLMSVPASFLLKKAGFKNGMMIGFWVMAVGALIFVPAALSRTYELFLTGLFTLGIGLAILQTAANPYVTILGPKESAAKRFSIMGICNKFAGIIAPLLFAAAILRSTDTELFEQLKTMTGAAKDAALDELIRRVIIPYSIVAVVLVGLGLFIRFSPLPEIDTDTEAEDVAEQTSGKTSIFQFPHLILGAFAIFVHVGSQVIAVDTVIGYARSMDIPLLEAKVFPSYTLGATIIGYTLGISLIPKYISQVLALRFCTLLGAVFTFLIIYTHGQVQLFGHAADISIWFVVLLGFANSMIWAGVWPLALDGLGRYIKIGASLLIMGLSGNAILPLIYGHFADQYDLRTAYWVLLPCYVYLAFYAMYGFKIKHWVFKK
- the nagA gene encoding N-acetylglucosamine-6-phosphate deacetylase; translation: MIFTDRIKIYNGIILTPHRLIKGGCVLIAQGKIVEVTENNIDFEGAELIDAKGMYISPGFIDIHVHGGGGHDFMDNTLEAFLGIAETHAKYGTTAMTPTTLSCEKADLLKTLDLYTEADQLNIAGARFIGMHIEGPYFSMLQKGAQDPRYIRDPIVEEYEEILSYSSIIKRWSAAPELKGALEFGDFLRKKGVLAAIAHTDAIYEEVLAAYERGFTHATHFYSCMSGVSRRNAYRYAGVVESAYLLDGMSVEIIADGVHLPPALLKLVYKIKGAEKTALITDAMRAAGMPPGPSILGSLKDGLPVIVEDNVAKLTDRSAFAGSVATADRLVRNMVRLADVPLLEAVKMISATPAEIMKVDAFTGSLQPGKDADVVIFDQDINIFTTMVKGKVVYSKA
- a CDS encoding glucosamine-6-phosphate deaminase codes for the protein MEMTEINDAAHLAVNIFENRKQMGIHAAEVASERINALLLAQPVVNVIFAAAPSQNEFLEELITLDIDWSRINAFHMDEYIGLDEAAPQGFGNFLSSRLFEKVPFKTVNYLRDVAYSDLLDQFPVDVVCMGIGENGHIAFNDPPVADFADAKAVKIVELDLVCRQQQVNDGCFKSIEEVPTHAVTLTIPALLKAKHIICVVPGLTKAQAVWNTLNEDISTEYPSTILRNHPDVSLFLDQDSSSLLK
- a CDS encoding carbohydrate-binding family 9-like protein, with protein sequence MQRLAEVVEVPVVGLAVTDFDSCSAVLDNLPAQRLNNESWPEYATDCKASYTIAHLDSAILIKYYVKDDYFQSRQRPVNSAVNKDNCVEFFISFNDDGYYNIEFNSLGVGKMAYGTKRTKRHLMPVSTVKKIIPMAKTEQYGKRFNWEMVLYIPTEVFEFNEITSLNGLVCKANFYKCGDDLPKPHFLTWNPIQRLEPDFHVPEYFGKIVFQ